One segment of Dolichospermum sp. DET69 DNA contains the following:
- a CDS encoding fasciclin domain-containing protein, with amino-acid sequence MKANYSKLLTRITAIMGLISISLLTAIPSPAKEVRNTKPSIFNEPPYNRSKKPSETPPVTKPTESETEVPPIQSTPTTPITETKETRNIVDLAQANGSFKTLLKALDAAGLTKTLQGTGPFTIFAPTDEAFKKLPQDALRELLKPENKEVLVKVLTYHVVPGKVLSSDLKSGEVKSLQGDPITVKVDSNGVLVNDAKVTKADIQGGNGVIHQIDVLILPPSL; translated from the coding sequence ATGAAGGCTAATTACAGCAAATTATTGACCAGAATCACTGCCATCATGGGATTAATTAGTATCAGTCTTTTGACTGCTATCCCATCTCCAGCCAAAGAAGTCCGCAATACTAAGCCAAGTATTTTCAACGAACCGCCTTACAATCGTAGCAAAAAACCTAGTGAAACTCCACCTGTCACCAAACCCACGGAGTCAGAAACAGAAGTTCCCCCTATTCAATCCACCCCAACAACACCCATAACTGAAACAAAAGAAACCAGAAACATAGTAGATTTGGCTCAAGCTAATGGATCTTTTAAGACCCTTCTCAAAGCCTTAGATGCAGCGGGACTTACAAAAACTTTACAAGGGACTGGTCCTTTTACCATTTTTGCCCCCACAGATGAAGCATTCAAAAAACTACCACAAGACGCATTACGAGAGTTGTTAAAGCCAGAAAATAAGGAAGTATTAGTGAAAGTTCTAACATATCATGTAGTCCCTGGTAAGGTACTTTCAAGTGATTTAAAATCTGGGGAAGTAAAAAGCCTACAAGGAGACCCTATTACTGTCAAAGTTGATAGTAATGGTGTTCTAGTCAATGATGCAAAGGTAACTAAGGCAGATATTCAGGGTGGTAACGGAGTTATCCATCAAATTGATGTATTGATTCTGCCTCCTAGTTTGTAG
- a CDS encoding glutathione S-transferase family protein, with protein MLELYQWELSQFSEKVRLILDYKGLEYRKIEVAPGIGQLELFRMTGQKQVPVLKDGNRYIADSTEIAKYLDSEYPDRPLIPTDPKKRALTLLLEDWADESIGVKGRKALFAAISQDQNFRKSLLPVSTPDILKSFVEGVPGDFLSALGFGVGFTPDAVNAAISSLKQDLDIITQLLVGSPYLTGDEPTLADLTVASLSILLKFPDGAYLDLPVSLRGKGLSSIINNPEYEAFFAWRDRIYSQFRKPLPGITPPTGNAPTSIQID; from the coding sequence ATGCTAGAACTATATCAGTGGGAACTATCTCAATTTTCCGAAAAAGTCCGACTCATTCTCGATTATAAAGGGCTAGAGTATCGCAAAATTGAAGTTGCACCAGGAATTGGACAGTTAGAATTATTTCGGATGACTGGACAGAAACAAGTCCCAGTGCTAAAAGATGGTAATAGATATATTGCTGATTCTACAGAAATCGCTAAGTATTTAGATTCAGAATACCCAGATCGGCCACTGATACCAACAGATCCCAAAAAACGCGCTTTGACTTTATTATTAGAAGATTGGGCAGATGAGTCAATAGGTGTTAAAGGTAGAAAGGCTCTATTTGCAGCCATTAGTCAAGATCAGAATTTCCGTAAGTCGTTGTTACCAGTTTCTACTCCAGATATTCTCAAAAGTTTTGTAGAAGGTGTTCCTGGTGATTTTCTGTCTGCGCTCGGTTTTGGTGTAGGTTTTACGCCCGATGCGGTAAATGCGGCTATTAGCAGCTTAAAACAAGATTTAGACATTATTACCCAATTGTTGGTAGGTAGTCCTTATTTAACAGGTGATGAACCAACGTTAGCTGATCTAACGGTAGCTAGTTTGTCAATACTTTTGAAGTTTCCTGATGGCGCTTACTTAGATTTACCAGTATCTCTCAGAGGAAAGGGGTTATCTAGCATAATTAATAATCCTGAGTATGAAGCATTTTTCGCCTGGCGCGATCGCATCTACTCACAATTTAGGAAACCATTACCAGGAATCACACCACCAACAGGAAATGCACCCACAAGCATTCAAATTGATTAA
- a CDS encoding ATP-binding protein — translation MNLGQPLGSVIQGSLTGGLEVRLHPDISVEDMRVGKFLVVQGMRSRFFCMLTDVSLGMANDRITASPPNWEDSFLREVLAGSGTYGMINLAPMLMFTPESQESGFSSNGKSPNSFIPSSTGLASFQPQTSTTMELLPVKTIPSHFSQVYEAKEEDFRKVFGWEDDPQRNNFSIGKPLDMDVPICIDLNRFVERSNGIFGKSGTGKSFLTRLILAGVIRKNAAVNLIFDMHSEYGWEAVAEGKNVSTVKGLKQLFPGQVEVYTLDPDSTKRRGVRDAQELYLSYEQIEVEDIKLCNRDLGLSEAALDNANILFSELGKSWIIKLLNMSNEDIEMFCDEKRGHKGSIMALQRKLLRLDNLKYMRSACPQNYIKNIVQCLEAGKNVVIEFGSQSNMLSYMLVTNMITRRIHEHYVKKADKFLQSKNPLDRPTPLMITIEEAHRFLDPGVVQSTIFGTIARELRKYFVTLLVVDQRPSGIDNEVMSQIGTRITALLNDEKDIDAIFTGVSGAGGLRSVLAKLDSKQQALILGHAVPMPVVVRTRPYDSTFYAEIGAIAWEEKSDEEVFTAAELAKADLGF, via the coding sequence ATGAATTTGGGACAACCATTAGGTTCAGTTATTCAAGGTTCTCTGACTGGAGGTTTGGAAGTCAGATTACACCCAGACATTTCTGTCGAAGATATGCGGGTGGGTAAATTTCTCGTGGTACAGGGAATGCGATCGCGTTTTTTCTGTATGCTAACAGATGTATCCTTAGGAATGGCAAATGACCGCATTACAGCTAGTCCTCCCAATTGGGAAGATAGTTTTTTGCGCGAAGTCTTAGCTGGTAGCGGTACTTATGGGATGATCAACCTAGCACCCATGTTGATGTTTACCCCTGAATCTCAAGAATCTGGTTTTTCCAGCAATGGTAAATCCCCTAATTCTTTTATACCATCGTCTACGGGTTTAGCCTCCTTTCAACCCCAAACTAGTACGACGATGGAATTATTGCCTGTTAAAACTATTCCTAGTCACTTCAGCCAAGTTTACGAAGCCAAGGAAGAGGATTTCCGTAAAGTGTTTGGTTGGGAAGATGATCCTCAACGCAACAACTTTTCTATCGGTAAACCATTAGATATGGATGTGCCGATTTGTATTGATTTAAACCGCTTTGTCGAACGAAGTAACGGGATTTTTGGTAAATCTGGGACTGGTAAATCTTTCCTGACTCGCTTAATTTTAGCTGGTGTAATTCGCAAAAATGCTGCTGTCAACTTGATTTTTGATATGCACTCAGAATATGGTTGGGAAGCGGTCGCAGAAGGAAAAAACGTCAGCACTGTTAAAGGCTTAAAACAGTTATTTCCCGGACAAGTAGAAGTATACACACTTGATCCAGATTCAACTAAGCGGCGAGGAGTTAGGGACGCGCAAGAACTCTATCTTAGTTATGAACAAATTGAAGTTGAAGATATTAAATTATGTAATCGTGATTTAGGACTTTCAGAAGCGGCTTTAGATAATGCCAATATTCTATTTAGTGAATTAGGTAAATCTTGGATTATTAAGTTACTAAATATGAGTAACGAAGATATTGAGATGTTTTGTGACGAAAAGCGAGGACACAAAGGCTCAATCATGGCATTACAGCGTAAACTATTACGTTTAGATAATTTAAAATATATGCGGAGCGCTTGTCCGCAAAATTATATTAAAAATATTGTCCAATGTCTGGAAGCTGGAAAAAACGTAGTTATTGAATTTGGTTCCCAGTCAAATATGCTTTCATATATGTTGGTAACAAATATGATCACCAGACGGATACATGAGCATTATGTCAAAAAAGCCGATAAATTTCTCCAAAGCAAAAATCCTTTAGATCGTCCCACACCATTAATGATTACAATCGAGGAAGCACACCGCTTTCTTGACCCAGGAGTAGTACAAAGTACAATTTTTGGAACTATTGCTAGGGAACTGCGAAAATATTTTGTCACACTTTTGGTAGTTGATCAACGTCCATCGGGGATAGATAATGAGGTTATGTCCCAGATCGGTACTCGCATTACGGCTTTGCTAAATGACGAGAAGGATATTGATGCTATTTTTACTGGTGTATCTGGTGCGGGTGGTTTACGCTCAGTCTTAGCTAAGTTAGACTCTAAGCAACAGGCTCTAATTTTAGGTCATGCTGTTCCTATGCCGGTGGTTGTGCGTACCCGTCCCTATGATTCCACCTTTTACGCCGAAATTGGTGCTATCGCTTGGGAAGAAAAGTCAGATGAGGAAGTATTCACCGCTGCTGAACTAGCAAAAGCAGACTTAGGATTTTAG
- a CDS encoding RNA polymerase sigma factor, RpoD/SigA family, with the protein MPTAKNHTENVNAKFTADMVRTYLREIGRVPLLSREQEIIYGKQVQQMMALLEAKEALSKEIDHEPSLSEWAARVEQSETELNHLMTQGKRAKQKMIEANLRLVVAIAKKYQKRNMEFLDLIQEGTLGLERGVEKFDPMRGYKFSTYAYWWIRQAITRAIAQQGRTIRLPIHITEKLNKIKKVQRELAQKLGRSPSPTEIAKELELEPAQIREYLNMARQPVSLDVRVGENQDTELQEMLEDDGPSPEYYTTQEFLRQDLNSLLAELTPQQRQVVALRFGLEDGNELSLAKVGERLNLSRERVRQLEHQALAHLRRRRANVKEYIAS; encoded by the coding sequence ATGCCTACAGCTAAAAATCATACAGAAAATGTCAATGCCAAATTCACAGCGGATATGGTGCGAACCTATCTGCGGGAAATTGGCCGTGTACCCTTGTTAAGCCGTGAGCAAGAGATTATTTACGGTAAACAAGTACAGCAAATGATGGCACTGCTAGAAGCTAAAGAAGCTTTAAGCAAAGAAATTGATCATGAACCTAGTCTATCAGAATGGGCTGCCCGTGTTGAGCAATCCGAAACAGAACTAAATCATTTGATGACGCAAGGTAAACGAGCCAAGCAAAAAATGATTGAAGCGAATTTACGCTTGGTTGTAGCTATTGCGAAAAAATATCAAAAGCGCAATATGGAGTTTCTGGATTTAATTCAGGAAGGAACTTTGGGCTTAGAACGGGGTGTGGAGAAATTTGATCCTATGCGGGGTTATAAGTTCTCAACCTATGCTTACTGGTGGATTCGTCAAGCAATTACCAGAGCGATCGCCCAACAAGGCCGAACAATCCGCTTACCAATTCATATTACCGAGAAATTGAACAAAATTAAAAAAGTTCAACGGGAATTAGCCCAAAAGTTAGGAAGATCACCCTCACCTACGGAAATCGCCAAAGAATTAGAGTTAGAACCTGCTCAGATTCGTGAATATCTGAATATGGCTCGTCAACCAGTCTCTCTAGATGTGCGTGTCGGTGAGAACCAGGATACTGAGTTGCAAGAAATGCTGGAAGATGATGGGCCATCACCAGAGTATTACACTACTCAGGAATTCTTACGTCAAGATTTGAATAGTCTGCTTGCAGAACTCACACCTCAACAGCGCCAAGTTGTAGCCTTACGTTTTGGGTTAGAAGATGGAAATGAACTGTCTTTGGCAAAAGTCGGTGAACGGTTAAACCTCAGCCGGGAACGAGTCCGTCAACTAGAACATCAAGCTCTTGCACATTTACGTCGCCGTCGAGCTAATGTCAAAGAATACATCGCCAGCTAG
- the cobO gene encoding cob(I)yrinic acid a,c-diamide adenosyltransferase has translation MKNDTPEELNTDQEISRLIDEVISSSQPDDKSDDKYRQKMQRRKEVQDQRIAKAIPEKGLIIVNTGHGKGKTTAALGMVLRSLGHGYKVAIVQFIKGSWEPAEKRAFSHWENQLEFHAMGEGFTWETQDRDRDLDKAAAAWEKSLEFIKNPDFKLVLLDEINIALKLGYLQVEEVLAGLAEKPADKHVILTGRGAPPPLIEKADLVTEMTLVKHPFKDQGVKAQAGIEY, from the coding sequence ATGAAAAACGACACTCCAGAAGAATTAAACACAGATCAAGAAATTTCTCGGTTAATTGATGAGGTAATATCATCATCTCAACCTGATGATAAGTCTGATGATAAGTATCGTCAAAAAATGCAGCGACGGAAAGAAGTCCAAGATCAACGCATAGCTAAAGCCATACCCGAAAAAGGCTTAATTATTGTCAATACTGGTCATGGTAAAGGTAAAACTACTGCGGCTTTGGGAATGGTTTTGCGATCGCTTGGACATGGATATAAAGTAGCAATAGTTCAATTTATCAAAGGCTCATGGGAACCAGCAGAGAAACGCGCTTTTAGTCATTGGGAAAACCAACTAGAATTTCACGCAATGGGTGAAGGTTTTACATGGGAAACCCAAGATCGTGATCGTGATCTCGATAAAGCTGCTGCTGCTTGGGAAAAATCCCTAGAATTTATCAAAAACCCCGATTTTAAATTAGTTCTTTTAGATGAAATTAATATTGCTCTCAAACTGGGTTATTTACAAGTTGAAGAAGTATTAGCAGGTTTAGCCGAAAAACCAGCAGACAAGCACGTAATTCTCACGGGAAGAGGCGCACCACCACCACTAATTGAAAAGGCAGATTTAGTCACGGAAATGACATTAGTTAAGCATCCTTTTAAGGATCAAGGTGTGAAAGCTCAAGCGGGAATTGAGTATTAA
- a CDS encoding DUF433 domain-containing protein, whose protein sequence is MPTITDISTLIVSTPDTCGGRPRIADTRITVQYIMNEIKSGMTPEEIMEDKPYLTIAGIYTALAYYYANKESLDIEFTRYQEECQRFEVEYKTNY, encoded by the coding sequence ATGCCAACCATCACAGATATTTCCACTTTGATTGTTAGCACACCAGATACTTGTGGTGGTCGTCCGCGAATTGCTGACACTCGCATTACTGTTCAGTATATTATGAATGAGATTAAATCTGGTATGACTCCAGAAGAAATTATGGAAGATAAACCTTATTTGACAATTGCAGGTATTTACACTGCGTTGGCTTATTATTATGCTAATAAGGAATCACTAGATATTGAATTCACTCGATATCAAGAAGAATGTCAACGATTTGAAGTAGAATATAAAACAAATTATTAA
- a CDS encoding deoxyhypusine synthase → MSQQQGKKIAPIPMSNNVSVVDLIDTYFTAYNSARLREACQLLTQEVFQEGVTVGVSLSGAMTPAGFGVSALAPLIRNGFIDWMISTGANLYHDMHYGLGFELFAGSPFLDDVKLREEGTIRIYDIIFGYDVLLETDAFIRKVLQAEPFQKRMGTAEFHYLLGKCVWEIEKQLGVKNSCLLATAYECGVPIYTSSPGDSSIGMNVAALALEGSKLVIDPSIDVNETAAIVYGARENDGTSAAVIIGGGSPKNFLLQTQPQLHEVLGLEERGHDFFVQFTDARPDTGGLSGATPAEAVSWGKIDPDELPSAIVCYTDSTIALPLVTAYVLNQCPPRPLKRLYDGREALLDTLQKDYLAAKDQPVEGTKEKVATYPCGTPVKS, encoded by the coding sequence ATGTCACAACAACAAGGTAAGAAAATTGCCCCTATCCCAATGTCTAACAATGTTAGCGTGGTTGACTTGATTGATACCTATTTTACCGCTTACAACTCAGCCCGGTTGCGGGAAGCCTGTCAACTGCTGACTCAGGAAGTGTTTCAAGAGGGTGTCACTGTGGGAGTTAGCCTTTCCGGGGCTATGACACCCGCAGGTTTTGGCGTTTCTGCCCTTGCACCCCTAATTCGCAATGGTTTTATTGATTGGATGATTAGCACTGGTGCGAATCTTTACCATGATATGCACTATGGTTTAGGTTTTGAACTATTTGCTGGTAGTCCCTTTTTAGATGATGTCAAATTGCGAGAAGAAGGGACAATCAGGATTTATGACATTATTTTTGGTTACGACGTACTGCTAGAAACTGACGCTTTTATTCGTAAAGTTCTCCAAGCAGAACCTTTCCAAAAACGCATGGGAACGGCTGAATTTCATTATTTACTGGGTAAGTGCGTCTGGGAAATAGAAAAGCAATTGGGTGTCAAAAATTCCTGTCTATTGGCGACAGCTTATGAATGTGGCGTACCTATTTATACTTCTTCTCCTGGAGATAGTTCCATAGGGATGAATGTCGCTGCTTTGGCTTTAGAAGGTTCAAAGTTGGTAATAGATCCCTCCATTGACGTAAATGAAACAGCAGCGATTGTGTATGGGGCGAGAGAAAACGACGGTACAAGTGCAGCGGTAATTATTGGTGGTGGTAGTCCTAAAAACTTTTTATTACAAACACAACCGCAACTTCACGAGGTTTTAGGATTGGAAGAACGGGGACATGATTTCTTTGTGCAGTTTACTGACGCACGTCCTGATACTGGTGGTTTGTCTGGGGCGACTCCCGCAGAAGCTGTGAGTTGGGGGAAAATTGATCCAGATGAGTTACCTAGTGCCATTGTTTGTTATACCGATAGTACAATTGCTTTGCCTTTGGTGACTGCTTATGTCCTGAATCAATGTCCACCTCGTCCCCTGAAGCGGTTGTATGATGGACGTGAGGCTTTACTAGATACATTGCAAAAAGACTATCTAGCAGCTAAAGATCAGCCTGTTGAGGGTACCAAAGAAAAAGTCGCTACTTATCCCTGCGGTACACCAGTTAAAAGTTAA
- a CDS encoding DNA starvation/stationary phase protection protein, with product MHKINIGLTEEQRQGVMNLLNQDLADAYVLLVKTKKYHWDVVGPQFRTLHKLWEEHYQELTKNIDKIAERIRTLGCYPTGTMEGFLNLATLKEHSGEIPTATGMVTQLVEDHEQVIRNLRNHIDQCSEEFHDQGSADFLTGLMERHEEMAWMLRSFIEGEAVAPDGKKQPGKTKVPVGV from the coding sequence ATACATAAAATAAACATTGGTTTGACAGAAGAACAGCGCCAGGGTGTCATGAATTTATTAAATCAAGATTTAGCAGATGCTTATGTACTGCTAGTGAAAACGAAAAAGTATCATTGGGATGTTGTCGGTCCTCAGTTTCGCACCCTGCACAAACTTTGGGAAGAACACTATCAAGAACTGACAAAAAATATTGATAAAATCGCGGAAAGGATTCGGACTTTGGGGTGTTATCCAACTGGCACAATGGAAGGATTTTTGAATCTTGCTACCCTCAAAGAACATAGCGGGGAAATTCCGACAGCAACGGGAATGGTAACTCAATTGGTGGAAGATCATGAGCAGGTTATTCGCAACTTAAGAAACCATATAGATCAGTGTAGTGAAGAATTTCATGATCAGGGTTCTGCTGACTTTTTAACTGGTTTGATGGAAAGACATGAAGAAATGGCTTGGATGTTGCGCTCATTTATTGAAGGAGAAGCAGTAGCACCAGATGGTAAAAAACAACCAGGAAAAACCAAAGTTCCGGTCGGTGTGTAA
- a CDS encoding ChaB family protein, with translation MPEVYQAERTISAVFKEEKQIDSVIRRLLDRNVPKDNISVMGRNFQSETRISGFITKRDVILGGLRTGAIFGSLFGSFLSLLTGVGVLFVPFVGPIVAAGPIGAILLGAASGALAGSAGAGLVSVLTALGMSEDKATLYQTRLEAGEFLVMVEVPSDRTGEFQLILESAGGEEINTIGKTLPHPCPGKCNSADDLSPEVRTHLSPEAQRVFMQRYNTALNENMDELTSEQMAWDEVHKRFDEDENGVWSKEKVLR, from the coding sequence GTGCCAGAAGTATATCAAGCAGAGCGTACCATCTCCGCCGTATTTAAAGAAGAGAAACAAATTGACAGTGTAATTCGGCGGTTACTAGATAGAAATGTTCCCAAAGATAATATTTCAGTAATGGGGCGAAATTTTCAGTCAGAAACGCGAATTTCTGGTTTTATTACGAAGCGAGATGTAATTTTAGGAGGTTTGCGAACAGGAGCAATTTTTGGTTCTTTGTTTGGTTCTTTCCTGAGTTTACTTACAGGTGTAGGTGTATTGTTTGTTCCCTTTGTTGGGCCAATTGTGGCAGCAGGTCCCATTGGGGCGATATTATTGGGGGCTGCAAGTGGAGCGCTCGCTGGTAGTGCTGGTGCAGGTTTAGTCTCAGTTCTCACGGCTTTGGGAATGTCAGAAGATAAAGCTACACTCTATCAAACCCGCTTAGAAGCTGGTGAATTTTTAGTCATGGTAGAAGTACCAAGCGATCGCACAGGTGAATTTCAATTAATCTTAGAAAGTGCAGGTGGTGAAGAAATTAATACAATTGGAAAAACACTACCTCACCCTTGTCCTGGAAAATGCAACAGTGCAGATGATTTATCTCCTGAAGTTCGCACCCATCTTTCCCCAGAAGCCCAGCGGGTATTCATGCAACGTTATAACACTGCACTAAATGAAAATATGGACGAACTTACATCTGAACAAATGGCTTGGGATGAAGTTCACAAGCGATTTGATGAAGATGAAAATGGAGTTTGGTCAAAAGAAAAAGTTTTGCGCTAG
- a CDS encoding Rpn family recombination-promoting nuclease/putative transposase, whose protein sequence is MKTDTIFYTLLQNLPSVLFELLEQPPTLALHYEFSSVEIKELARRIDGLFLPKPEYPQDPIYFVEVQFQSDDNLYWRLITEAFLYLNQYKPQRTWQAVVLWANRDLDPGIPLAYQTLLSAGLIHVVYLDELTDTSSSIGLGIIKLVVVPENEAIQQAKTLINLVEKADAAKSRNLLELVERMLVYKFSSYSRQELEAMFGLTEWQQTRFYQEVKEETELETKLTTIPRLLNEGLTVEQIARIFELDIEVVKQAIKKQSSK, encoded by the coding sequence ATGAAGACAGACACGATATTTTACACATTACTGCAAAATCTCCCCAGTGTGTTATTTGAACTGCTAGAACAGCCCCCCACACTAGCCTTACACTACGAATTTTCCTCTGTGGAAATCAAAGAATTAGCCCGACGGATAGATGGCTTATTTTTACCAAAACCAGAGTACCCACAAGACCCAATTTATTTTGTGGAAGTACAATTTCAAAGCGATGATAATTTATACTGGCGATTAATTACAGAAGCATTTCTTTACTTAAACCAATATAAACCTCAAAGAACATGGCAAGCTGTAGTATTGTGGGCAAATCGGGATCTTGATCCTGGTATACCCTTAGCATATCAAACTTTACTAAGTGCTGGGCTAATTCATGTCGTTTACTTAGATGAATTAACCGATACATCATCTTCAATTGGTTTAGGTATTATTAAATTAGTAGTTGTGCCTGAAAATGAGGCTATCCAACAAGCAAAAACTTTGATCAATTTGGTAGAAAAAGCAGATGCGGCCAAGAGTCGAAATCTTTTAGAATTAGTAGAAAGAATGCTGGTTTACAAATTTTCATCCTATAGCCGTCAGGAGTTAGAAGCAATGTTTGGATTAACAGAATGGCAGCAAACCCGATTTTATCAAGAAGTAAAAGAAGAGACGGAGTTAGAAACTAAGTTAACAACGATTCCTAGACTGTTAAATGAAGGGCTAACTGTAGAACAAATTGCTCGTATATTTGAGTTAGATATCGAAGTGGTGAAACAAGCAATCAAAAAGCAAAGTAGTAAATAG